From Girardinichthys multiradiatus isolate DD_20200921_A chromosome 19, DD_fGirMul_XY1, whole genome shotgun sequence:
AAAGTGCTGACGTCACCCATGGCTTCCACCTCagtgagtttcactttcttcaGCTCTGTGACTAAATCTGGAGCCATACTGAGGATATGTGACGGAGTAGTTCAGTCCAGCCCAGTATATGCTGACCAGTCAAGTCCTGTTCAAAAGAGGACATGAGTtctaaataaatgattaacaggTTTACTCTGAACTTTGCTACATCCTTAAGAGATAATGTAGTCATTTAGTTTCAACCATATGAACATGGAGGACATCTGCACTCCTGAACCTTTGCTGTTTTGACAcattacatccacaaacttcattttaatttgaaatgatctaaggttttaaaattactttacaagtaaaaaaaaatctagatttACTGGAGAATGTCTGTGAAAATCAGTTTTCACTGCTTGCCACGGAttgtcaattggatttaggtctagactttgactaggccattcaacacatgaatatgctttgatctagaccacaggtgtcaaactccagtcctcgagggccgctgtcctgcaacttttagatgcctCACTGCTTTAACACACGTCAATCAAATAATGGGGgaattagcaggactctggagagtttgactgcatactgaggaggaaatgtagccatttgattcagatgtttcAGGAAAGTGGTCCCTGATTGGAGTTGGAGCCCCCTGATCTAGACCATTCCATTAGTGAtgtgagtcacttcactgaCTCCGATATCATGATTATCTCTTTGAACTCATTCCCTGACTCTTTTCTGCTACTGCTAGCTAGCCAACTATCATGACCAGTTTCATGATTTCTTCCTGCTGCCGCCGCTGTGTCCTCACTAATCACATCTGGGTTCTGCCCTTTCATTGCCTTATTGATTGACATTATTAATTCAGTAATTTATTTTCTGccacatgcatcacaaacaTTATCACCAGAGGTATGCACTAATGTTGTATTGCACACTTGTGTCCGTCAGAACGAAAAGCAAATTAAGGTTTTCTCTTCAGGAGCTGTTCATCTGTCACATTCTTCACCAACAAATatgattttcctgtttttaaatcagaGGTTTCAGCAGAACGAATCATTGGGGACAGGCACAGGGTGGAACTGGTAACTCAGGGTCAGTGACTCAAATTACCCAAAAACCCGATTCAGTTTGGGGAATGACTCACAATAACTCAAATCAGTTAAAAGAATTGAGTTTACCAGAACTACAtccacctccaccccagtctcgagtcttctgcagcctctaacaggctttcttccaggattttcctGGATTgagctctatccatcttcacatcaactctgaccagcttccaccacatttgtttttttttttttttttttgcatgtaggccacaaggtttaattttggtctcgttTGATTGGAACATCTCCTTCCacgtgtctcctacatggcttgtggcaaactgcagacAGGACCTCTTATGGCTTCCTTCTACTTCCGTGCTCCTATAATGGACCGATTTTTGGAGTGTCTGACTAACACTTGTCCTGTTGACATGTTGTCCTACCTGAGATGTTGATTCTTTAAATTCGTAAACATCTAATTAGTCTTCTGAAGGCACTGAATTTCAATTTTTGTCTGACTACAAGGGGTTGAATTCACACCACCTCTTTTAGATCcttatgaaatatttctgtgcTCCTTATCATGCACACctctgttggtctgtcacatgcaATCCCAATACTGTGAACTGAATACGTAAATGTgtggaagtttgtggttgttccATGAAAAAATGGGAATTCGATCCAGCGCTAGGTATTCCTTTGCAAGTCTAAGTGTGTGCACAGGATTTTGAGAAATGAACCATTCTGAGTTACAAGCTTTAAAAAAGCTTCATGTGAAATCCATTAGAGtgtgtaaaaatatataaagcaaAATAATGACAGAAATCTGAGCAGTCAACTTTTTAATCAGATGGTCTGATCTCTGCCGGTGCATTGCCCCTAGGTCACAAGAATGAGAAGCTGCAGCTGCTTGGTAATCACCTCCTGGGAATCCTGAGGGAATACAAGGTTCTGAGACAGAGACTGATGAGGCCGCTGGTTCGCACCAGCCTGCCTGTTGTGGTTCACATGCACGCGTAAGATCTGATTCTTCATAAGGCCGAGAACACACGGCCAGACATAGGGAAATGTGTTTGATTCAGATAAATCCAATGTATTTCTAAAGCACCATTGCACAACACAAGTCATCTTGAGGACCTTTACTGGACGGGTCAGTTCCAAGTCATACTGTATCTAATTCTTTGTTTCAGGTTTGTGGTGGACTCCATCAAGCTGATGATGGACTTCATAGAGTGTCTGGAGGAGAAGCTGAGATCCAGCCACAATCAGACCACCGCCACCGACTGTCTCACCCTGCTGGTCAGTTCCATTACAGATGTGGAACAATAGTTCTACTCTCCCATTCAGTGCATGGTTCTGTCGTTTGCAGAGCAAAAATCATAACCCAGCATCTGTTTGCTGCATGCCAGTGCCAAACATCCTAATAAATATCAAACTATGCTCCTTTGAGAGTGATCACCTGCTAGAGCAGAGTTGGCACCAAATCACAGCTGCATGCATCTCAAACAGAGGAAACCATGGTCCAAAACAAATGTCAGCAATGTAAAGCCTGAACCCTTTCTGCACCGTCTGAACTGCTTCATCATTATGATGCCAGTCTACCAACCTTGAGGTTGTTTGTTCAGAGCCTCAGCACCACACAAATAGTGCCAGATTTTCTCTAAAGGCTGTTTTTCTCGCCCTGCGTTCCCACTGAAGGAACCAGGATCAAAGCTGACCAAAGTGGTTAGAAACCCACCTTGAAAACAACCCTGCTAGGGAGGCTTTTAGGATAGACCCTGAACTAAAGGCAGAGCTTCGTAGCAGGAGGATGCTAAACATTTCTCACTGGCTAACTATCCCcaggtttttatttcagtcatgtcCTCCTTTGCAGGTCATTATTTCTGTTACCTTTAGATTTGACCGTAATTCTGGATTTATATTtccaaacacaacatttaaaccCAGTCACCCATGCAGAGCATCGATGTTTTACACAGTTTTCATCCAAATACATGAATAAAATCCAACAACCTTAGTGGAACTATTTTATTAAAGGAAGCACTGCGCTGAAGGGAGAGACGCTCCCGTCAAAGTGTGTTTATGTTCTAAAATATAGATTAAAGCGATCACAACTACTAATCTCCTACAAGATTGGtgcagtttatttaaaatgaattctATCTTACTTAAACGATAACCACTAAGAAACAATCTAAGATTAATGCAGTTTTAATCTTAATGGTTTTTAGTGGCATTCTGAACTCTGCTGTTCTGGTGGCAAGTCTATATCCCCGAACTGCAGCACTACTTCTCTGAGTCAGGGAACATGGTCTACATAACCTGTCCAGGTTTCAGACCCAAACAatggaaacacacacaaaaaacagccTGCATGCACACTGCTCACTTACGTTCTGCAGAAAACATGCTTTGGAGCCCATCGTGGACATGTGCCTTATTATACACATCAGTGGGTGAGGCTGGAGAAAATGTGCCGTATGCtctgtttttaaatacacaGGGTTCCTATGCAAGCTGGGAAATTCTGGAATTTCATTCAAGTATTATCCAGGATAAATGAAAAGAGCCTAAGAAAAGagaactgtattttatttcttcatacGGTTAATGGTTCCCTTCGGTTCAACAACaagctctgcacacatatgcaaTAAACACAACAActtctttccaaaatataagaatttcttaaaagaacaattcaactacaaggtaaaatatttgaattaacaaactcttcaaCTAGGCTAGAACAATTCAGTTAACactaccaaacaaaatgaaggaataacgAAAACTAAGGaactatgtacaaataaaggaaaaagggaaccaataaaaaaaaatatcacagtTCAGTGTAGATATTTAAGAACCCAGGTTCattttgaggaatttggaaattaggtgaaattagttttaaaacgaAGAACAATTGTCATGTGTTCAAACTACCAATTCACAATGCCAGTCAAACGGGtagatgcaatattttaataaaataatatttcaatcaATTCGAAATCAATAACCTTAATTGATCAATTGATCTTAATGAtgttaactagccatcacatgCAGTAATAAACTACTAAAATGAAGAAAAGGAACATCAATAGACTCAAAATGGCGACAAAATATCTGACCTTCTTGGCGCTAGCATTAGCAGTTGGCAGTATTAGCTAACAAAGAAAAGCTTAATCACCCCTCCTTTTCAGTCACACATGTACTTTCATTTATAGAAATATTAATGTGCGTCTGAGCGCCAGTAGCAGGTTCTGGTAGATTTGTGTTTAAACCACTCATTGAAGTAAAGTTTGTCATAACTTCAAAATACAACTAAAGGCAGTTAGCATTAGCTCAGGaggtagcctgctagcactcAAATAGTTTGACTTttagaaccacaaacaaaacaaaacaccatgAATTAAACAATAATTTTTCCTAAAcgattttttttctgctgagcACAACCTCTTAAATGAACCGTTCTGATCACCGGGACTGAAGAAGGTACACAGAATGTTGAGTTGCGTGGAAAAAGCGAGCACAGAAGACTGCTCTGGGTAGCAGCTTGGGGTAACTTCTGTCTGGACCGGCACGCAAGAAGGCGTGCAATGATGCGGTTTCATTGCCTTCTCCTTCAGCCTGGGGGGAAAAGCACTTCGATTGGAGACAATGTCTCTTTTGGGTGCAACCTCTGACTCGGATTcattttctgcagaagctcagcaCCTTGTCCTAATTTCCCCCGTGATATGCTGGATGCTCACAGCAcataataaattaacttttggtTGTTCTTTGACCTACTGATACACAAACGTCATATCACAGTCATCTTTGAATTCAAGGATTCTTCAAAGTAAAGCCTTACTTGCCAGTGagtttcaaagacattcaggtgGTGTTGAGCTTCCTCCCCGATGTGGTCAGCTGTGCTGCCGTGAGTAAAAGAGAAAGAGGCGATGGGAGAAGTGTTTTGTTACTGGCTCCATGACATCACAGGAATTCCAGCTGTGGCTCCTCCATTCTGAGCTGGACTAAAAGTAGGTTGATGCTGTGCATTTaaggattcagagtttttaccagttCTTTTTGTTTACAGTTCAGACCATGTTTTATCCCTTAGTTGAGGCACAGCGTTCACATTTTACAAGGTCATAATGTTCAGGAGGAAGCATGTTCTGATCACATGCTCCATGCACATGATCATTCTGAAGTTGTTATTTCCGTGTCTCTCCTCTCCAGGATAGATCGCTCGCCCTCATGCAGACTCTGGCAACAGAATCAGAGACTTTGTTTCGCAGGATTCAGCAGTGGAGGTCCATCAGCAGCAGCCGCCCAGGAGCATCAGAGGAACAGCATCGTTCTTTTCCCACATCTGGGCTGTCAGCTTCCTGAGAAATCTTTAGTTTTCCTCTGATCAGAATCCCCAACCTGCATGAGTACAGCTACCAATACGGCTTCTGTAATTCCAGTAGCCAGTGAACATCTCACCTTCACGTCTCTGAGATCACAGCTGTTTCTATGAAACCATCTTTGAGAGGTTTTTATCAACTGGACCCAAATTCATGTAGCTATCACCTGCTGGACCTCACTAACAGCGTTATGCTCTTTCACATAATATTGTAACCTCAACTGTATATTGTTATGTTATTTTACAGATTTGAATAAAACTTGGTTGAATTTTACAgaagaaaatctttatttttaagttttaactagttttttgttttttacaatgcATGTCTCCAGTCACCTTTGTTCTTCGTTCTGATCTTCATTATGTTAAAGAGGAACTGGCTGGTTGACCAGAATGCTcctgtgggtgtgtgtttgtaataagaacataaataaaatccttgtAATCAacccagaagaagaagaaaaattaagGAAAGCTGAGACTGTGATAGTGAGACTAAGCTTTACCTTAGTAACAACTAGTGTAATTCTGCTGCTGCATCAATCTCTTTATTCAATTTAAAGGAGTTACCAATAATTACTCCCAGATTCCTGACAGCAGAGAGGATCCGCAGAACTGGAGAGTGGGCTGAGGTCAGCAGATGTTCAAACAAAAGAACATATTTTGATAGAGGCTGAGAAACTTCAGCTTCATAAAGCATTAAGCTGAATCGAGTGTATGGTCAGTGTCTCCTGTGACCTTAACAGTGCTGTTATTTAAGTATTCAAAGCACTAGATTATGCCAGTATGTGTTCTAGTTATTAAGAGATCCCACTAGTCAGTCTCCTTAGGAAACCTCACTTTAGTGTGTTGGAAAGGTGGCTCCAAATTGTTGAAACTCCgattcaggaggaacagtgtggctCAGGTCTTTACTCTCACAGAACTCAGGAGAGTCAGTGTGGTTGCCTGGTCCACATGTTTATGGATCTGGACAAAGCTTATGACAGTGTTCCTCCAGGCATTTGGGtttttctgctggagtttgggacATCGAGGTTGCTTTAAAACAAAGTAAGAGCTGAGTCCACCTGGCTAAATGTTGAGGTTGCGCAGCTTTTCATGTTGGACTCTGTTAGGACTGCTGCCTGTCACCAGTCCTTTTTGTAGTGTTTTTAATTTGCCATAGCCTCTGGCAGAAAAaatgttctttctttgtttgaatGCACAAAATACTGCAGTATTGATAATTGTG
This genomic window contains:
- the haus2 gene encoding HAUS augmin-like complex subunit 2 isoform X2; translation: MNDWKEEIDSAFSDPNPVFSSHLHEAEEQIRKQKQLDEVQLQLELLKVEEQSADVTHGFHLSHKNEKLQLLGNHLLGILREYKVLRQRLMRPLVRTSLPVVVHMHAFVVDSIKLMMDFIECLEEKLRSSHNQTTATDCLTLLDRSLALMQTLATESETLFRRIQQWRSISSSRPGASEEQHRSFPTSGLSAS
- the haus2 gene encoding HAUS augmin-like complex subunit 2 isoform X1, with the protein product MNDWKMHQWDLSPFSVTPAASLLSRCVSVGAASQEEIDSAFSDPNPVFSSHLHEAEEQIRKQKQLDEVQLQLELLKVEEQSADVTHGFHLSHKNEKLQLLGNHLLGILREYKVLRQRLMRPLVRTSLPVVVHMHAFVVDSIKLMMDFIECLEEKLRSSHNQTTATDCLTLLDRSLALMQTLATESETLFRRIQQWRSISSSRPGASEEQHRSFPTSGLSAS